The following DNA comes from Tissierellales bacterium.
AAAAAGCTAACTAACAAAAAACGGCAATCTCAAAGATCGCCGTTTTAAATTTATGCTTCTGATTTCCAGTGTCCGTGAAGATTACAATATTCTCTAGCCATAACAGCTTTTTGATCTGTTTTAAATAGAGCTTCTGGAGATTGACCCGGCTCTAAATATGCTGTCAATATTTGACCATTTTCAAGTACCAATTCAATCCATTCTATATAGTGTTCGTCAGTCATTGGATGAAGAGTTGATCCTACATATACTCTATATCCATCATCAGTTTTTTCTATAACTGGCACGTGTTTTTCTGTAGCCATATCAGCTGTTTTTTCAGTCAAAAGTTCCATAGGCTCACCACAGCAACTTAGTGTTCCGCCAGCTCCATGGTAAACTTCAACAATATTCCCACATCTATTACATTTGTAAACTTCCATTCTCTTTGCCATATCAAAATCCCCCTCGCTAAATTATGTACCGGGCCATGCCCGAATGTCCTAGTGTTTTCTAGAACATTTTTGGCAAAAGCCACGATAGTAAACATGTTGATGATGTATCTCAAAACCATCTAGTTCTTCCGCTGTAAGCCTAGATATATCAAGAGGAAAATCATATACTTTCCCACAATTCTCACACTTAAAATGTCCATGTATCGATGTATCTGCATCATAGCGGGTTTCATTTTCTTCAATAGTCACAACTACTGCTATTTCATTCTCAACAAATAAATTTAATGTATTATACACTGTCGTCTTTGAAAGCGTTGGAATTTCAGATACCAAAGCCTTGTAAATTGTATCAACTGTAGGATGCTCCTTAGTATTTATTAAGTATTCAAAAATTTTCATTCTCTGAAATGATGGCTTTATGCCATTATCTCTCAAATATTCACCTACATTCCCTATTTTAACGATAGTACTCACCTCACTACTAAAAATAACTAATCTACTTTTTCAAAATCGTCTTTACCTACTCCGCAAATTGGACAAACCCAATCCTCTGGAATATCTGCAAATGCAGTTCCTGGTTCAATTCCTCCATCTGGATCTCCTACTTCTGGATCATATTCATAGCCGCATGGTACACAAACCCATTTTTCCATATTAAATTCCTCCTCAAGATTCTATTCAGGCATATGCCTATAAATTACTGTTCTTTTATTATACTATCTTTTTTGTTATTATTCCACAATTGAATAATAGCATCTTTTTGGTGAGTAAATTTTTCCGTCATTTTTTAAGGATTTTATAGCTTTTGAAACTTCTGATTTTTCTAAACCAGAGATTTCAACTACTTCTCCCGTTTTAAGTGGATTGTTTGATTTTTCAAATATCTCTAGTATTTTCTCTTTCGTTTCCATTGACTTCAGCTCCATTTTTTAAATTTGTAATTGTTACAAATTTATATTAGCATCATTATGCAGTTTTTGTCAAGCTTTTTTAAAAAATTTGAACTAGAATTGTTTTTCATCATCTCTACAATCCCTATTATTCCCTATTTTGAATCTGCTAAACTAGATTTTTATTATTTTTGTAGAATTTCCCATTCATCCATGTATTTTAATATTTCTTCATCACATTTATCTATCTCTATTTGTAGTTCGTGTAATTTAGATGCATCTGTGCTATGTGATATCATTTCTTTCTCAAGTTGTTTTTTTTGCTCTTCTCTTATGTCTATTTCATCCTCTATGTTTTTTATCTTTCTATTTTTTCTTCTCAACTCTCTCTCATAATTCTTTTGTTCTTCATAATCCATTTTCTTATCTTTATTATTAGACAAGAATTCTCTATTAGACTTTCCCACAACATCTACTTCATTAACTTTTAACTTTTCACTCTTATAATACTCGTAATCACCTATATAATACTTCAATTTTTTATTTTCAAGTTCACCAAGTTTTGTCGCCATTTTATTTAAAAAATATCTATCGTGTGAAACGAATATCAAACTTCCATCAAACTTCATCAAACTATCTTCAAGCATTTCGCGCGAATCCAAATCCAAGTGATTCGTAGGTTCATCTAATATAAGCACATTTACCTGATCTTCCATCAACATAGCTAATTTTAGTCTACTCTTTTCTCCTCCAGACAAATATTTTATAGACTTAAAAACATCATCCTCTGTAAACAATGCCCTTGATAGAACTCTTCGAGCTTCACTTATAGATATCCCAAATGAACTGTTGAAACATTCAACTAGCGTTTGTTCTTCATTTTCAAATGAAACCTCTTGTGGCAAATATCCTATTTTCACACGTGAACCCAATTTTATCTCTCCGCGGTCACTCTCCATTTCTCCCATTATAATTTTAAGAAGTGTCGACTTTCCAGTTCCATTGTCACCCATTATTCCTACCTGATCTTTATAGAATACATTCAAATTCAAATCGTCAAATAACAATTGTCCTTCAAAACTTTTTTTCAAATTCTTTATGTTTAAAACTTCTTGTCCTGACCTAAATCCACCAAACTTTATTTTGATCTTTGCCTCTTCATTTCTCGGCTTGTCAACTCTCTCTATCTTGTCTAACCGCTTCTCTAATTCTTTTGCTTTTCTATACATCTTATTAGAATCTCTCATTTCTCCCCAGATTCTATATCTCTTTATTTGTTCTTCCATGCTCTTTATCTTTCTTTGCTGAGCATTGTAAAATTTCATAGCCTCTTCAAATCGTCTATCACGCTCTTCTAAATAATACTGATAATTTCCCTTATACTCACTCGCACAATCAAATTTCAACTCTATAATTTTTGTTGCAAATCTTTCCAAAAAATATCTATCATGTGAAATCATAAGAACAGTTCCATCATAGTCAGACAAAAAGTTTTCTAGCCACTCAATAGATGCTAAATCCAAATGGTTTGATGGTTCATCTAAAAGCAATATATCTGGATTTTCTAGAAGTATTTTCCCAAGTATTATTCTTGATTTTTCTCCGCCACTCAATACCTCGAACTCTTTTGCCCTCATTTCTTCTGAAATTTTAAGTCCCTCTGATATTTTTCCAACTTTTTCTTTTATATTATATCCACCTACATTTTCAAATTGATTCTGCAAATCTCCATATCTCTTAAGTATTTTTTCGTCAACGTTTCCAGTTGACATTTCAACTTCTAATTCTTTTAACTTGCGTTCCAACTCATCTAAATTTTTAAAAGCTTCTCTCATAACATCTATAGCAATAGTAGCTTTCGGATATTCCGGAATTTGATCCAAATACCCTAAACTAGCACCTTTTTTTATTGATATTTGCCCCGAATCATATGAAAGCTTGCCCATTAGTATTTTCATTAAAGTAGTTTTTCCGGTACCATTTCTGCCGATTAAGGCTACTCTTTCTTTTGTTTTTATATCAAAGCTTATATTTTCAAAAATTTTAGTTGCTCCAAACGACTTTTCTAATCCCTTAACTGCCAATTCAATCATCGCTTTCACTCCATTTCTCTATTCTCTACCTTTAATTGTATCAATTATTTAGGCAAATCCATATGGAAATTTTTATTTTACTCATTATAGCTTACCATGAATACCATAATATAACTTTAATTTCTATTTTTAACCATATCTAATAGAAAGCAATCTATTTTGAACAAATTTCAAATATTTGCTTCACTATAGTTTAAAATTTTTTTGAATACTTCAAAAAAAGTGGAAATTCATGATATACTTATATAGTAATTCATACATTTTTAATTAATGGTAATAAATATCACGGTAGTTTAATTTTTCCAACTACCAAACCATAAGAGGAGGTTTTTTATGAAAAAAGGAGATTTAATTTGGGGTGGTATTCTAGTTTTTTTCATTGCGTTTTTGATTTTTCCACCAACACACGAGATTTTTATTTCTTCAACAAAGGGTCATCCATTTCTA
Coding sequences within:
- a CDS encoding rubredoxin; this encodes MEKWVCVPCGYEYDPEVGDPDGGIEPGTAFADIPEDWVCPICGVGKDDFEKVD
- a CDS encoding winged helix-turn-helix transcriptional regulator; the protein is METKEKILEIFEKSNNPLKTGEVVEISGLEKSEVSKAIKSLKNDGKIYSPKRCYYSIVE
- a CDS encoding ABC-F family ATP-binding cassette domain-containing protein, producing MIELAVKGLEKSFGATKIFENISFDIKTKERVALIGRNGTGKTTLMKILMGKLSYDSGQISIKKGASLGYLDQIPEYPKATIAIDVMREAFKNLDELERKLKELEVEMSTGNVDEKILKRYGDLQNQFENVGGYNIKEKVGKISEGLKISEEMRAKEFEVLSGGEKSRIILGKILLENPDILLLDEPSNHLDLASIEWLENFLSDYDGTVLMISHDRYFLERFATKIIELKFDCASEYKGNYQYYLEERDRRFEEAMKFYNAQQRKIKSMEEQIKRYRIWGEMRDSNKMYRKAKELEKRLDKIERVDKPRNEEAKIKIKFGGFRSGQEVLNIKNLKKSFEGQLLFDDLNLNVFYKDQVGIMGDNGTGKSTLLKIIMGEMESDRGEIKLGSRVKIGYLPQEVSFENEEQTLVECFNSSFGISISEARRVLSRALFTEDDVFKSIKYLSGGEKSRLKLAMLMEDQVNVLILDEPTNHLDLDSREMLEDSLMKFDGSLIFVSHDRYFLNKMATKLGELENKKLKYYIGDYEYYKSEKLKVNEVDVVGKSNREFLSNNKDKKMDYEEQKNYERELRRKNRKIKNIEDEIDIREEQKKQLEKEMISHSTDASKLHELQIEIDKCDEEILKYMDEWEILQK
- a CDS encoding transcriptional repressor codes for the protein MSTIVKIGNVGEYLRDNGIKPSFQRMKIFEYLINTKEHPTVDTIYKALVSEIPTLSKTTVYNTLNLFVENEIAVVVTIEENETRYDADTSIHGHFKCENCGKVYDFPLDISRLTAEELDGFEIHHQHVYYRGFCQKCSRKH
- a CDS encoding desulfoferrodoxin produces the protein MAKRMEVYKCNRCGNIVEVYHGAGGTLSCCGEPMELLTEKTADMATEKHVPVIEKTDDGYRVYVGSTLHPMTDEHYIEWIELVLENGQILTAYLEPGQSPEALFKTDQKAVMAREYCNLHGHWKSEA